A part of Solea solea chromosome 8, fSolSol10.1, whole genome shotgun sequence genomic DNA contains:
- the LOC131464257 gene encoding kinesin-like protein KIF2A isoform X3, which produces MASVFGKIVVGTYVEIKRSDGRIHQAMVTSLNEDNESVTVEWIENGDTKGKEIDLESIFALNPDVAPDEEIAPSPETPPPPTPTCVKVNKIAKNRRTIAPVKNDTPSRDNRGIPTRARQMQPPQPEPAPPPPPPSQQPAQTNQAQTQQQLQNESPHHMISRKESGQISRRKSNCVKEVEKLQEKRERRRLQQQELREKRAQEVDTTIPNYEIMYMIRDFRANLDYRPLTTADLIEEHRICVCVRKRPLNKKELSVKDLDVITIPSKDVVMVHEPKQKVDLTRFLENQTFRFDYAFDDSTTNEMVYRFTARPLVETIFERGMATCFAYGQTGSGKTHTMGGDFSGKNQDCSKGIYALAARDVFLMLKKPSYKKLDLQVYSTFFEIYSGKVFDLLNRKAKLRVLEDGKQQVQVVGLQEKEVKCTEDVLKLIEVGNSCRTSGQTSANAHSSRSHAVFQIILRRKGKMHGKFSLIDLAGNERGADTSSADRQTRLEGAEINKSLLALKECIRALGRNKPHTPFRASKLTQVLRDSFIGENSRTCMIATISPGMTSCENTLNTLRYANRVKELTVDPNQVMEGGRPNIHAVNQLEHLEHLDEEWLSMSPQRDDLKLLCEQNEEEVSPQLFTFHEAVSQLVEMEEQVLEDHRAVFQESIRWLEDEKVLLEMTEEVDYDVESYATQLEQILDQKIEILTELRDKVKSFRSTLQEEEQASKQIKPKRPFAL; this is translated from the exons ATGGCGTCGGTCTTTGGGAAGATCGTTGTTGGTACTTATGTGGAGATAAAGCGCAGCGATG GGCGTATACACCAGGCAATGGTGACCTCACTGAATGAGGACAACGAGAGCGTCACAGTGGAGTGGATAGAAAATGGAGACACAAAAGGGAAAGAA ATTGACTTGGAAAGTATATTTGCACTTAACCCAGATGTGGCTCCAGATGAGGAAATTGCTCCTAGTCCAGAGACTCCACCCCCTCCTACACCCACATGTGTGAAGGTCAACAAAATTGCAAAG AACCGTCGGACGATAGCACCTGTTAAGAATGACACTCCGTCCAGGGATAACCGAG gGATTCCGACCCGAGCCCGACAAATGCAGCCTCCGCAACCAGAACCggcaccaccaccgccgcctcCGTCCCAGCAACCTGCACAGACCAATCAAGCTCAGacacaacagcagctgcagaatG AATCCCCACATCACATGATATCCAGAAAGGAGTCTGGACAGATTT CGAGGAGGAAGTCGAACTGTGTGAAGGAGGTGGAGAAACTGcaggagaagagggagaggcGCCGGCTTCAGCAGCAGGAGCTCAGGGAGAAAAGAGCTCAG GAGGTGGACACCACTATTCCCAACTATGAGATCATGTACATGATCCGAGATTTCCGAGCCAATCTGGACTACCGGCCTCTGACCACAGCGGATTTG ATTGAAGAGCACagaatatgtgtttgtgtgaggaaaCGTCCACTCAACAAAAAAG AGTTGTCCGTGAAGGACTTGGATGTGATCACCATCCCCAGTAAGGACGTAGTGATGGTTCATGAACCAAAACAGAAAGTGGACCTGACTCGCTTCCTGGAGAACCAGACCTTCCGCTTCGACTACGCCTTTGATGACAGCACCACCAATGAGATGGTTTACAG GTTCACTGCCAGACCTCTAGTGGAGACCATTTTTGAGAGAGGCATGGCGACTTGCTTCGCCTATGGACAGACAggcagtggaaaaacacac ACGATGGGAGGAGATTTCTCTGGCAAAAACCAAGACTGCTCTAAAGGAATTTATGCTTTAGCTG CTCGGGATGTATTTCTCATGTTGAAGAAACCCAGCTACAAGAAGTTAGATCTCCAAGTGTATTCTACCTTCTTTGAAATCTACAGTGGGAAG GTGTTTGACCTCCTGAATCGTAAAGCTAAGCTGAGAGTGCTGGAGGACGGGAAACAGCAGGTGCAGGTGGTGGGGCTTCAGGAGAAGGAGGTCAAGTGCACGGAGGATGTCCTGAAACTCATAGAAGTGGGCAACAGCTGCAG AACGTCAGGTCAGACATCGGCCAACGCACACTCATCTCGCAGCCACGCCGTGTTCCAGATCATTCTTCGGAGGAAGGGGAAGATGCACGGCAAGTTCTCCCTAATCGACCTCGCCGGAAACGAGAGGGGAGCTGATACATCGAGTGCGGACCGACAGACGCGTCTGGAGGGAGCTGAGATTAACAAAAGCCTTCTGGCACTGAAG GAATGTATCAGGGCTCTTGGCCGTAACAAGCCCCACACTCCATTTAGAGCCAGTAAGCTGACCCAGGTCCTTCGAGACTCCTTCATTGGGGAAAATTCACGCACATGCATG ATTGCGACAATCTCTCCTGGTATGACATCCTGCGAGAACACTCTCAACACACTACGCTACGCTAACAG AGTCAAGGAGCTGACGGTTGACCCCAACCAGGTGATGGAGGGTGGTCGACCCAACATCCACGCCGTCAACCAGCTGGAGCATCTGGAACATCTGGACGAGGAGTGGCTGAGTATGTCGCCGCAGAGAGACGACCTCAAACTGCTCTGTGAGCAGAAC GAGGAGGAAGTGTCTCCTCAGCTCTTTACCTTCCATGAAGCCGTGTCTCAGTTAGTGGAGATGGAGGAGCAGGTGCTGGAGGACCATCGAGCTGTTTTccag GAGTCGATCCGGTGGTTGGAGGATGAAAAGGTGCTGCTGGAGATGACGGAGGAGGTGGACTATGACGTGGAGTCTTACGCCACTCAGCTGGAGCAGATCCTCGATCAGAAGATAGAAATCCTCACGGAGCTGCGAG ATAAAGTGAAGTCATTCCGCTCCACGctccaggaggaggagcaggccaGTAAGCAGATCAAACCCAAGAGGCCATTTGCTCTTTAG
- the LOC131464257 gene encoding kinesin-like protein KIF2A isoform X2 has translation MASVFGKIVVGTYVEIKRSDGRIHQAMVTSLNEDNESVTVEWIENGDTKGKEIDLESIFALNPDVAPDEEIAPSPETPPPPTPTCVKVNKIAKNRRTIAPVKNDTPSRDNRGIPTRARQMQPPQPEPAPPPPPPSQQPAQTNQAQTQQQLQNARRKSNCVKEVEKLQEKRERRRLQQQELREKRAQEVDTTIPNYEIMYMIRDFRANLDYRPLTTADLIEEHRICVCVRKRPLNKKELSVKDLDVITIPSKDVVMVHEPKQKVDLTRFLENQTFRFDYAFDDSTTNEMVYRFTARPLVETIFERGMATCFAYGQTGSGKTHTMGGDFSGKNQDCSKGIYALAARDVFLMLKKPSYKKLDLQVYSTFFEIYSGKVFDLLNRKAKLRVLEDGKQQVQVVGLQEKEVKCTEDVLKLIEVGNSCRTSGQTSANAHSSRSHAVFQIILRRKGKMHGKFSLIDLAGNERGADTSSADRQTRLEGAEINKSLLALKECIRALGRNKPHTPFRASKLTQVLRDSFIGENSRTCMIATISPGMTSCENTLNTLRYANRVKEFGISPSDIPFSQGGQGSRPDHSPTNTYEYDDFADTSPSRVKELTVDPNQVMEGGRPNIHAVNQLEHLEHLDEEWLSMSPQRDDLKLLCEQNEEEVSPQLFTFHEAVSQLVEMEEQVLEDHRAVFQESIRWLEDEKVLLEMTEEVDYDVESYATQLEQILDQKIEILTELRDKVKSFRSTLQEEEQASKQIKPKRPFAL, from the exons ATGGCGTCGGTCTTTGGGAAGATCGTTGTTGGTACTTATGTGGAGATAAAGCGCAGCGATG GGCGTATACACCAGGCAATGGTGACCTCACTGAATGAGGACAACGAGAGCGTCACAGTGGAGTGGATAGAAAATGGAGACACAAAAGGGAAAGAA ATTGACTTGGAAAGTATATTTGCACTTAACCCAGATGTGGCTCCAGATGAGGAAATTGCTCCTAGTCCAGAGACTCCACCCCCTCCTACACCCACATGTGTGAAGGTCAACAAAATTGCAAAG AACCGTCGGACGATAGCACCTGTTAAGAATGACACTCCGTCCAGGGATAACCGAG gGATTCCGACCCGAGCCCGACAAATGCAGCCTCCGCAACCAGAACCggcaccaccaccgccgcctcCGTCCCAGCAACCTGCACAGACCAATCAAGCTCAGacacaacagcagctgcagaatG CGAGGAGGAAGTCGAACTGTGTGAAGGAGGTGGAGAAACTGcaggagaagagggagaggcGCCGGCTTCAGCAGCAGGAGCTCAGGGAGAAAAGAGCTCAG GAGGTGGACACCACTATTCCCAACTATGAGATCATGTACATGATCCGAGATTTCCGAGCCAATCTGGACTACCGGCCTCTGACCACAGCGGATTTG ATTGAAGAGCACagaatatgtgtttgtgtgaggaaaCGTCCACTCAACAAAAAAG AGTTGTCCGTGAAGGACTTGGATGTGATCACCATCCCCAGTAAGGACGTAGTGATGGTTCATGAACCAAAACAGAAAGTGGACCTGACTCGCTTCCTGGAGAACCAGACCTTCCGCTTCGACTACGCCTTTGATGACAGCACCACCAATGAGATGGTTTACAG GTTCACTGCCAGACCTCTAGTGGAGACCATTTTTGAGAGAGGCATGGCGACTTGCTTCGCCTATGGACAGACAggcagtggaaaaacacac ACGATGGGAGGAGATTTCTCTGGCAAAAACCAAGACTGCTCTAAAGGAATTTATGCTTTAGCTG CTCGGGATGTATTTCTCATGTTGAAGAAACCCAGCTACAAGAAGTTAGATCTCCAAGTGTATTCTACCTTCTTTGAAATCTACAGTGGGAAG GTGTTTGACCTCCTGAATCGTAAAGCTAAGCTGAGAGTGCTGGAGGACGGGAAACAGCAGGTGCAGGTGGTGGGGCTTCAGGAGAAGGAGGTCAAGTGCACGGAGGATGTCCTGAAACTCATAGAAGTGGGCAACAGCTGCAG AACGTCAGGTCAGACATCGGCCAACGCACACTCATCTCGCAGCCACGCCGTGTTCCAGATCATTCTTCGGAGGAAGGGGAAGATGCACGGCAAGTTCTCCCTAATCGACCTCGCCGGAAACGAGAGGGGAGCTGATACATCGAGTGCGGACCGACAGACGCGTCTGGAGGGAGCTGAGATTAACAAAAGCCTTCTGGCACTGAAG GAATGTATCAGGGCTCTTGGCCGTAACAAGCCCCACACTCCATTTAGAGCCAGTAAGCTGACCCAGGTCCTTCGAGACTCCTTCATTGGGGAAAATTCACGCACATGCATG ATTGCGACAATCTCTCCTGGTATGACATCCTGCGAGAACACTCTCAACACACTACGCTACGCTAACAG AGTGAAGGAGTTTGGGATTAGTCCGTCGGACATCCCCTTCTCCCAGGGCGGTCAGGGGAGTCGCCCTGACCACTCGCCCACCAATACCTATGAGTATGATGACTTTGCTGATACCTCTCCCAGCAG AGTCAAGGAGCTGACGGTTGACCCCAACCAGGTGATGGAGGGTGGTCGACCCAACATCCACGCCGTCAACCAGCTGGAGCATCTGGAACATCTGGACGAGGAGTGGCTGAGTATGTCGCCGCAGAGAGACGACCTCAAACTGCTCTGTGAGCAGAAC GAGGAGGAAGTGTCTCCTCAGCTCTTTACCTTCCATGAAGCCGTGTCTCAGTTAGTGGAGATGGAGGAGCAGGTGCTGGAGGACCATCGAGCTGTTTTccag GAGTCGATCCGGTGGTTGGAGGATGAAAAGGTGCTGCTGGAGATGACGGAGGAGGTGGACTATGACGTGGAGTCTTACGCCACTCAGCTGGAGCAGATCCTCGATCAGAAGATAGAAATCCTCACGGAGCTGCGAG ATAAAGTGAAGTCATTCCGCTCCACGctccaggaggaggagcaggccaGTAAGCAGATCAAACCCAAGAGGCCATTTGCTCTTTAG
- the LOC131464257 gene encoding kinesin-like protein KIF2A isoform X1 — MASVFGKIVVGTYVEIKRSDGRIHQAMVTSLNEDNESVTVEWIENGDTKGKEIDLESIFALNPDVAPDEEIAPSPETPPPPTPTCVKVNKIAKNRRTIAPVKNDTPSRDNRGIPTRARQMQPPQPEPAPPPPPPSQQPAQTNQAQTQQQLQNESPHHMISRKESGQISRRKSNCVKEVEKLQEKRERRRLQQQELREKRAQEVDTTIPNYEIMYMIRDFRANLDYRPLTTADLIEEHRICVCVRKRPLNKKELSVKDLDVITIPSKDVVMVHEPKQKVDLTRFLENQTFRFDYAFDDSTTNEMVYRFTARPLVETIFERGMATCFAYGQTGSGKTHTMGGDFSGKNQDCSKGIYALAARDVFLMLKKPSYKKLDLQVYSTFFEIYSGKVFDLLNRKAKLRVLEDGKQQVQVVGLQEKEVKCTEDVLKLIEVGNSCRTSGQTSANAHSSRSHAVFQIILRRKGKMHGKFSLIDLAGNERGADTSSADRQTRLEGAEINKSLLALKECIRALGRNKPHTPFRASKLTQVLRDSFIGENSRTCMIATISPGMTSCENTLNTLRYANRVKEFGISPSDIPFSQGGQGSRPDHSPTNTYEYDDFADTSPSRVKELTVDPNQVMEGGRPNIHAVNQLEHLEHLDEEWLSMSPQRDDLKLLCEQNEEEVSPQLFTFHEAVSQLVEMEEQVLEDHRAVFQESIRWLEDEKVLLEMTEEVDYDVESYATQLEQILDQKIEILTELRDKVKSFRSTLQEEEQASKQIKPKRPFAL, encoded by the exons ATGGCGTCGGTCTTTGGGAAGATCGTTGTTGGTACTTATGTGGAGATAAAGCGCAGCGATG GGCGTATACACCAGGCAATGGTGACCTCACTGAATGAGGACAACGAGAGCGTCACAGTGGAGTGGATAGAAAATGGAGACACAAAAGGGAAAGAA ATTGACTTGGAAAGTATATTTGCACTTAACCCAGATGTGGCTCCAGATGAGGAAATTGCTCCTAGTCCAGAGACTCCACCCCCTCCTACACCCACATGTGTGAAGGTCAACAAAATTGCAAAG AACCGTCGGACGATAGCACCTGTTAAGAATGACACTCCGTCCAGGGATAACCGAG gGATTCCGACCCGAGCCCGACAAATGCAGCCTCCGCAACCAGAACCggcaccaccaccgccgcctcCGTCCCAGCAACCTGCACAGACCAATCAAGCTCAGacacaacagcagctgcagaatG AATCCCCACATCACATGATATCCAGAAAGGAGTCTGGACAGATTT CGAGGAGGAAGTCGAACTGTGTGAAGGAGGTGGAGAAACTGcaggagaagagggagaggcGCCGGCTTCAGCAGCAGGAGCTCAGGGAGAAAAGAGCTCAG GAGGTGGACACCACTATTCCCAACTATGAGATCATGTACATGATCCGAGATTTCCGAGCCAATCTGGACTACCGGCCTCTGACCACAGCGGATTTG ATTGAAGAGCACagaatatgtgtttgtgtgaggaaaCGTCCACTCAACAAAAAAG AGTTGTCCGTGAAGGACTTGGATGTGATCACCATCCCCAGTAAGGACGTAGTGATGGTTCATGAACCAAAACAGAAAGTGGACCTGACTCGCTTCCTGGAGAACCAGACCTTCCGCTTCGACTACGCCTTTGATGACAGCACCACCAATGAGATGGTTTACAG GTTCACTGCCAGACCTCTAGTGGAGACCATTTTTGAGAGAGGCATGGCGACTTGCTTCGCCTATGGACAGACAggcagtggaaaaacacac ACGATGGGAGGAGATTTCTCTGGCAAAAACCAAGACTGCTCTAAAGGAATTTATGCTTTAGCTG CTCGGGATGTATTTCTCATGTTGAAGAAACCCAGCTACAAGAAGTTAGATCTCCAAGTGTATTCTACCTTCTTTGAAATCTACAGTGGGAAG GTGTTTGACCTCCTGAATCGTAAAGCTAAGCTGAGAGTGCTGGAGGACGGGAAACAGCAGGTGCAGGTGGTGGGGCTTCAGGAGAAGGAGGTCAAGTGCACGGAGGATGTCCTGAAACTCATAGAAGTGGGCAACAGCTGCAG AACGTCAGGTCAGACATCGGCCAACGCACACTCATCTCGCAGCCACGCCGTGTTCCAGATCATTCTTCGGAGGAAGGGGAAGATGCACGGCAAGTTCTCCCTAATCGACCTCGCCGGAAACGAGAGGGGAGCTGATACATCGAGTGCGGACCGACAGACGCGTCTGGAGGGAGCTGAGATTAACAAAAGCCTTCTGGCACTGAAG GAATGTATCAGGGCTCTTGGCCGTAACAAGCCCCACACTCCATTTAGAGCCAGTAAGCTGACCCAGGTCCTTCGAGACTCCTTCATTGGGGAAAATTCACGCACATGCATG ATTGCGACAATCTCTCCTGGTATGACATCCTGCGAGAACACTCTCAACACACTACGCTACGCTAACAG AGTGAAGGAGTTTGGGATTAGTCCGTCGGACATCCCCTTCTCCCAGGGCGGTCAGGGGAGTCGCCCTGACCACTCGCCCACCAATACCTATGAGTATGATGACTTTGCTGATACCTCTCCCAGCAG AGTCAAGGAGCTGACGGTTGACCCCAACCAGGTGATGGAGGGTGGTCGACCCAACATCCACGCCGTCAACCAGCTGGAGCATCTGGAACATCTGGACGAGGAGTGGCTGAGTATGTCGCCGCAGAGAGACGACCTCAAACTGCTCTGTGAGCAGAAC GAGGAGGAAGTGTCTCCTCAGCTCTTTACCTTCCATGAAGCCGTGTCTCAGTTAGTGGAGATGGAGGAGCAGGTGCTGGAGGACCATCGAGCTGTTTTccag GAGTCGATCCGGTGGTTGGAGGATGAAAAGGTGCTGCTGGAGATGACGGAGGAGGTGGACTATGACGTGGAGTCTTACGCCACTCAGCTGGAGCAGATCCTCGATCAGAAGATAGAAATCCTCACGGAGCTGCGAG ATAAAGTGAAGTCATTCCGCTCCACGctccaggaggaggagcaggccaGTAAGCAGATCAAACCCAAGAGGCCATTTGCTCTTTAG
- the LOC131464257 gene encoding kinesin-like protein KIF2A isoform X4, which translates to MASVFGKIVVGTYVEIKRSDGRIHQAMVTSLNEDNESVTVEWIENGDTKGKEIDLESIFALNPDVAPDEEIAPSPETPPPPTPTCVKVNKIAKNRRTIAPVKNDTPSRDNRGIPTRARQMQPPQPEPAPPPPPPSQQPAQTNQAQTQQQLQNARRKSNCVKEVEKLQEKRERRRLQQQELREKRAQEVDTTIPNYEIMYMIRDFRANLDYRPLTTADLIEEHRICVCVRKRPLNKKELSVKDLDVITIPSKDVVMVHEPKQKVDLTRFLENQTFRFDYAFDDSTTNEMVYRFTARPLVETIFERGMATCFAYGQTGSGKTHTMGGDFSGKNQDCSKGIYALAARDVFLMLKKPSYKKLDLQVYSTFFEIYSGKVFDLLNRKAKLRVLEDGKQQVQVVGLQEKEVKCTEDVLKLIEVGNSCRTSGQTSANAHSSRSHAVFQIILRRKGKMHGKFSLIDLAGNERGADTSSADRQTRLEGAEINKSLLALKECIRALGRNKPHTPFRASKLTQVLRDSFIGENSRTCMIATISPGMTSCENTLNTLRYANRVKELTVDPNQVMEGGRPNIHAVNQLEHLEHLDEEWLSMSPQRDDLKLLCEQNEEEVSPQLFTFHEAVSQLVEMEEQVLEDHRAVFQESIRWLEDEKVLLEMTEEVDYDVESYATQLEQILDQKIEILTELRDKVKSFRSTLQEEEQASKQIKPKRPFAL; encoded by the exons ATGGCGTCGGTCTTTGGGAAGATCGTTGTTGGTACTTATGTGGAGATAAAGCGCAGCGATG GGCGTATACACCAGGCAATGGTGACCTCACTGAATGAGGACAACGAGAGCGTCACAGTGGAGTGGATAGAAAATGGAGACACAAAAGGGAAAGAA ATTGACTTGGAAAGTATATTTGCACTTAACCCAGATGTGGCTCCAGATGAGGAAATTGCTCCTAGTCCAGAGACTCCACCCCCTCCTACACCCACATGTGTGAAGGTCAACAAAATTGCAAAG AACCGTCGGACGATAGCACCTGTTAAGAATGACACTCCGTCCAGGGATAACCGAG gGATTCCGACCCGAGCCCGACAAATGCAGCCTCCGCAACCAGAACCggcaccaccaccgccgcctcCGTCCCAGCAACCTGCACAGACCAATCAAGCTCAGacacaacagcagctgcagaatG CGAGGAGGAAGTCGAACTGTGTGAAGGAGGTGGAGAAACTGcaggagaagagggagaggcGCCGGCTTCAGCAGCAGGAGCTCAGGGAGAAAAGAGCTCAG GAGGTGGACACCACTATTCCCAACTATGAGATCATGTACATGATCCGAGATTTCCGAGCCAATCTGGACTACCGGCCTCTGACCACAGCGGATTTG ATTGAAGAGCACagaatatgtgtttgtgtgaggaaaCGTCCACTCAACAAAAAAG AGTTGTCCGTGAAGGACTTGGATGTGATCACCATCCCCAGTAAGGACGTAGTGATGGTTCATGAACCAAAACAGAAAGTGGACCTGACTCGCTTCCTGGAGAACCAGACCTTCCGCTTCGACTACGCCTTTGATGACAGCACCACCAATGAGATGGTTTACAG GTTCACTGCCAGACCTCTAGTGGAGACCATTTTTGAGAGAGGCATGGCGACTTGCTTCGCCTATGGACAGACAggcagtggaaaaacacac ACGATGGGAGGAGATTTCTCTGGCAAAAACCAAGACTGCTCTAAAGGAATTTATGCTTTAGCTG CTCGGGATGTATTTCTCATGTTGAAGAAACCCAGCTACAAGAAGTTAGATCTCCAAGTGTATTCTACCTTCTTTGAAATCTACAGTGGGAAG GTGTTTGACCTCCTGAATCGTAAAGCTAAGCTGAGAGTGCTGGAGGACGGGAAACAGCAGGTGCAGGTGGTGGGGCTTCAGGAGAAGGAGGTCAAGTGCACGGAGGATGTCCTGAAACTCATAGAAGTGGGCAACAGCTGCAG AACGTCAGGTCAGACATCGGCCAACGCACACTCATCTCGCAGCCACGCCGTGTTCCAGATCATTCTTCGGAGGAAGGGGAAGATGCACGGCAAGTTCTCCCTAATCGACCTCGCCGGAAACGAGAGGGGAGCTGATACATCGAGTGCGGACCGACAGACGCGTCTGGAGGGAGCTGAGATTAACAAAAGCCTTCTGGCACTGAAG GAATGTATCAGGGCTCTTGGCCGTAACAAGCCCCACACTCCATTTAGAGCCAGTAAGCTGACCCAGGTCCTTCGAGACTCCTTCATTGGGGAAAATTCACGCACATGCATG ATTGCGACAATCTCTCCTGGTATGACATCCTGCGAGAACACTCTCAACACACTACGCTACGCTAACAG AGTCAAGGAGCTGACGGTTGACCCCAACCAGGTGATGGAGGGTGGTCGACCCAACATCCACGCCGTCAACCAGCTGGAGCATCTGGAACATCTGGACGAGGAGTGGCTGAGTATGTCGCCGCAGAGAGACGACCTCAAACTGCTCTGTGAGCAGAAC GAGGAGGAAGTGTCTCCTCAGCTCTTTACCTTCCATGAAGCCGTGTCTCAGTTAGTGGAGATGGAGGAGCAGGTGCTGGAGGACCATCGAGCTGTTTTccag GAGTCGATCCGGTGGTTGGAGGATGAAAAGGTGCTGCTGGAGATGACGGAGGAGGTGGACTATGACGTGGAGTCTTACGCCACTCAGCTGGAGCAGATCCTCGATCAGAAGATAGAAATCCTCACGGAGCTGCGAG ATAAAGTGAAGTCATTCCGCTCCACGctccaggaggaggagcaggccaGTAAGCAGATCAAACCCAAGAGGCCATTTGCTCTTTAG